From the genome of Cetobacterium somerae ATCC BAA-474:
ATTTAAAGCTAACTCTTTTAATGTTAATTCACTTTTAAAAGTTTCTTTTAATCCCTCTTCTGAAAAACTTGTTAAAATTGTTACAGCAATTGATAGTATTTCTGGATTTACCTCTTTTACTCTTTTTGCAACTGATTCCATCATAGCTCTTCCACCACTTGCATGTACATTAAACATGAATACATCTTGTTTAGCTGCAAATAATGATGCCATTGTTGTTGTATTTGGAATATCATGGAATTTTAAATCTAAAAATACTTTTTTACCTTTTTGAGTAAGATATTCTACCATCTCTCCCTTTGAGTTTAAAAACAACTCTAATCCCACTTTATAAAAAGAAACTGTTTCTCCTAGAATCTCAACTATATTCTTAGCATCCTCCATATTTGAATAATCTAAT
Proteins encoded in this window:
- the pyrF gene encoding orotidine-5'-phosphate decarboxylase, with translation MNIKDRLIIALDYSNMEDAKNIVEILGETVSFYKVGLELFLNSKGEMVEYLTQKGKKVFLDLKFHDIPNTTTMASLFAAKQDVFMFNVHASGGRAMMESVAKRVKEVNPEILSIAVTILTSFSEEGLKETFKSELTLKELALNLAKLTKEAGMDGIVCSPWEAKAIKELCGENFKTVCPGVRPKWSVANDQERIMTPKDAILNGCDYLVVGRPITKNENPVEAAKKVLAEIEEGVKEGSLCC